A genome region from Alicyclobacillus acidocaldarius subsp. acidocaldarius DSM 446 includes the following:
- the sufU gene encoding Fe-S cluster assembly sulfur transfer protein SufU, with product MQLDDLYRQVIMDHYQHPRNRGTLDEGAISVDLRNPSCGDEIHLQLLVDDGIVKDVRFLGSGCSISMASASMMTEAIKGKSIEEAVDLAHAFRAMMRGEDVDLEQMGELEALQGVKKFPARIKCATLAWQALERAASVPHGGHIDEETLGE from the coding sequence ATGCAATTGGATGATCTGTACCGCCAGGTGATCATGGATCACTACCAGCATCCCCGGAACCGTGGGACGCTCGACGAGGGCGCCATCTCGGTGGATCTGCGCAATCCGAGTTGCGGCGACGAGATTCATCTGCAACTGCTGGTGGATGACGGCATCGTCAAGGACGTGCGGTTTCTGGGCAGCGGCTGCTCCATCTCGATGGCGTCGGCCTCGATGATGACGGAGGCCATCAAGGGCAAGTCCATCGAAGAGGCCGTGGACCTTGCCCATGCGTTTCGCGCGATGATGCGCGGCGAGGACGTGGATCTGGAGCAGATGGGGGAGCTCGAGGCGCTGCAGGGCGTGAAAAAGTTCCCGGCCCGCATCAAGTGCGCGACGTTGGCGTGGCAGGCGCTGGAACGCGCCGCGTCGGTGCCGCACGGAGGGCACATCGACGAAGAGACGCTCGGCGAGTAA
- a CDS encoding RrF2 family transcriptional regulator: protein MKISSRTEYGLRAMVALARMAGHERPVPLRAIAEAEAIPEPFLDQIMAKLRRANLVTSVRGVNGGYHLSRPAEEISVGELVRVLEGSLAPIACVDDADPDSASCDLYAGCHARSVWVRVTKAIARALDQLSLADVMHDDVPLQV from the coding sequence TTGAAGATTTCAAGCCGCACGGAATACGGACTCCGGGCCATGGTGGCGCTTGCCAGAATGGCGGGGCATGAGCGCCCGGTGCCGCTCCGGGCCATCGCAGAGGCGGAGGCCATCCCGGAGCCGTTTTTGGATCAGATCATGGCGAAGTTGCGCCGGGCGAATCTGGTGACCAGTGTCCGCGGTGTGAATGGTGGGTATCATCTGAGCCGGCCGGCGGAGGAGATTTCGGTCGGGGAGTTGGTGCGGGTTCTGGAGGGATCGCTCGCGCCTATCGCATGTGTGGACGACGCCGACCCCGATAGCGCGTCCTGCGATTTGTACGCCGGCTGCCACGCGCGCAGCGTGTGGGTACGGGTGACCAAAGCCATCGCGCGAGCGCTGGACCAGCTTTCGCTCGCCGACGTCATGCACGACGACGTGCCGCTTCAGGTGTAG
- a CDS encoding cysteine desulfurase — protein MNAEELRKDFPILSERINGHRLVYLDNAATSQKPRQVIDAIRRYYEHDNSNVHRGVHTLGSRATEAYEAARERVARFIRAKSPQEIVFTRGTTESLNMIAHGYARAKLREGDEIVLPPSEHHSNLIPWQQAARATGATLRYLPLQPDGTIRLEDVEAAVTDRTKIVAIAHVSNVLGTVNPVREIAEIAHRHGAIIVVDGAQSVPHMPTDVVEMDCDFLAFSGHKMLGPTGIGVLYGKAELLAEMEPTYFGGEMIDVVDLYESTWKEAPWKFEGGTPIIAGAIGLAAAMDYLEKVGLAEIERHDAALAAKAVERLAEIDGVTIFGPPPGQSRAGLVTFNLGRVHPHDLATVLDARGVAIRAGHHCAQPLMRLFNVPATARASFYLYNTEEDVDALVDAVLEAKEFFGHAIG, from the coding sequence ATGAACGCGGAAGAGCTTCGCAAGGATTTTCCGATTTTGTCTGAGCGAATCAACGGGCATCGGCTGGTGTACCTGGATAACGCGGCGACGTCGCAGAAGCCGCGCCAGGTCATCGACGCCATTCGGCGATACTACGAGCACGACAACTCCAATGTGCACCGCGGGGTGCATACGCTGGGTTCGCGCGCGACCGAGGCTTACGAGGCGGCGCGGGAACGGGTGGCGCGGTTCATCCGGGCGAAATCGCCGCAGGAGATCGTGTTCACGCGGGGCACGACGGAGTCGCTGAATATGATCGCGCACGGGTACGCCCGCGCGAAGCTGCGCGAAGGCGACGAAATTGTCCTGCCGCCGAGCGAGCACCACTCGAACCTCATCCCGTGGCAGCAGGCGGCGCGTGCGACGGGCGCCACGCTGCGGTACCTGCCGCTCCAGCCGGACGGGACCATTCGGCTGGAGGACGTCGAGGCGGCGGTGACGGATCGGACGAAGATCGTGGCCATCGCCCACGTGTCGAACGTGCTCGGCACGGTGAACCCGGTGCGGGAAATCGCCGAGATCGCCCACCGCCACGGGGCCATCATCGTGGTGGATGGGGCGCAGAGCGTGCCGCACATGCCGACGGACGTCGTGGAGATGGACTGCGACTTTCTGGCGTTCTCGGGCCACAAGATGCTCGGGCCGACGGGAATCGGCGTGCTGTACGGCAAAGCCGAGCTGTTGGCGGAGATGGAGCCGACGTACTTCGGCGGCGAGATGATCGACGTGGTGGATCTGTACGAGTCGACGTGGAAAGAGGCGCCGTGGAAGTTTGAGGGCGGCACGCCCATCATCGCGGGCGCCATCGGTCTGGCCGCCGCGATGGACTATCTCGAGAAGGTGGGCTTGGCGGAGATCGAGCGACACGATGCGGCGCTCGCGGCGAAGGCGGTCGAGCGGCTGGCCGAGATCGACGGCGTGACCATCTTCGGGCCGCCGCCTGGGCAGTCGCGCGCGGGCCTCGTCACGTTCAACCTGGGCCGCGTCCATCCGCACGATCTCGCCACTGTGCTCGACGCGCGCGGCGTGGCCATTCGGGCAGGGCACCATTGCGCCCAGCCGCTGATGCGCCTGTTCAACGTCCCGGCGACGGCGCGCGCGAGCTTCTACCTGTACAACACCGAGGAAGACGTCGATGCACTCGTGGATGCCGTCCTCGAGGCAAAGGAGTTTTTCGGCCATGCAATTGGATGA
- a CDS encoding non-heme iron oxygenase ferredoxin subunit: MAWIKVANVSEIGVGEMKRVELPYDDVAIYHAEDGFYATSDVCTHAAQSLTEGRLEGHIVHCPRHGGKFDIRTGEPKAFPCVIPLQTYPVEVRGGEVWIDDEG, translated from the coding sequence ATGGCTTGGATCAAGGTGGCGAACGTCTCCGAGATCGGCGTGGGGGAGATGAAGCGCGTCGAGCTGCCCTACGACGACGTCGCCATTTACCACGCCGAGGATGGGTTTTACGCGACGTCGGATGTGTGCACGCACGCGGCCCAGTCGCTCACGGAGGGCCGCCTGGAAGGGCATATTGTGCACTGCCCGCGTCACGGAGGAAAGTTCGACATTCGCACGGGAGAGCCGAAGGCGTTCCCGTGCGTGATTCCGCTGCAGACGTATCCGGTGGAGGTGCGCGGCGGAGAAGTGTGGATCGACGACGAGGGCTGA
- the sufB gene encoding Fe-S cluster assembly protein SufB, translating into MAKVLPDMEEYQYGFHDPDIAVAKLDKGLSRKTVEQISMMKNEPGWMTDFRLRALEIFEQKPMPTWGGDLSELNFDDIRYYVKPTEKKGRSWDEVPEEIKRTFDRLGIPEAEQKFLAGVSAQYESEVVYHSMRQDLEKMGVIFMDTDSALREYPELFKEYFGTVVPPEDNKFAALNSAVWSGGSFIYVPKGVRCEIPLQAYFRINSENMGQFERTLIICDEDSFVHYVEGCTAPIYSTNSLHSAVVEIIVKSGARCRYTTIQNWAPNIYNLVTKRAVAYRNATMEWVDGNIGSKLTMKYPSVYMMEEGAKAMVLSIAVAGRGQHQDAGAKVVHLAPNTTSTIVSKSISKHGGKTTYRGLASFGPNAKGAKANIKCDTLILDDNSTSDTIPYNEIMNDDVTLEHEASVSKVSEEQLFYLMSRGIPEEEATRMIVMGFIEPFTRELPMEYAVEMNRLIKLEMEGSIG; encoded by the coding sequence ATGGCGAAAGTGCTGCCGGACATGGAAGAGTATCAGTATGGATTTCACGATCCCGACATCGCCGTGGCGAAGCTCGACAAGGGATTGTCGCGCAAGACGGTGGAGCAGATCTCGATGATGAAGAACGAGCCGGGCTGGATGACCGACTTCCGCCTGCGCGCGCTCGAGATCTTCGAGCAGAAGCCGATGCCGACATGGGGCGGCGATCTGAGCGAGCTGAATTTCGACGACATCAGGTATTACGTGAAGCCGACGGAAAAAAAGGGCCGCTCGTGGGACGAGGTTCCGGAGGAGATCAAGCGGACGTTTGACCGACTCGGCATTCCAGAGGCGGAGCAGAAGTTTTTGGCGGGCGTTTCGGCGCAGTACGAGTCGGAGGTCGTCTACCACTCGATGCGCCAAGATCTCGAGAAGATGGGCGTCATCTTCATGGACACGGACAGCGCGCTCCGCGAATACCCGGAGCTGTTCAAAGAGTACTTTGGCACCGTCGTGCCGCCTGAGGACAACAAGTTTGCGGCGCTGAACAGCGCGGTGTGGAGCGGCGGCAGCTTCATCTACGTCCCCAAGGGCGTCCGCTGCGAGATCCCGCTGCAGGCGTACTTCCGGATCAACTCCGAGAACATGGGTCAGTTTGAGCGCACGCTCATCATCTGCGATGAGGACAGCTTCGTCCACTACGTCGAGGGCTGCACGGCGCCGATTTACAGCACCAACTCGCTGCACAGCGCGGTCGTCGAAATCATCGTGAAGAGCGGGGCGCGTTGCCGCTACACGACCATCCAGAACTGGGCGCCGAACATCTACAACCTGGTGACGAAGCGCGCCGTGGCGTACCGCAACGCGACGATGGAGTGGGTCGACGGCAACATCGGATCGAAGCTGACGATGAAGTATCCGTCGGTCTACATGATGGAAGAGGGCGCAAAGGCGATGGTGCTGTCCATCGCGGTGGCGGGCCGCGGCCAGCATCAGGACGCGGGTGCGAAGGTGGTTCACCTGGCGCCCAACACGACCTCGACCATCGTGTCGAAGTCCATCAGCAAGCACGGCGGCAAGACCACGTATCGAGGTCTCGCGAGCTTTGGCCCGAACGCGAAGGGCGCCAAGGCGAACATCAAGTGTGATACGCTGATCCTGGACGACAACTCGACCTCGGACACGATTCCGTACAACGAGATCATGAACGACGACGTGACGCTCGAGCACGAGGCGTCCGTGTCGAAGGTGAGCGAGGAGCAGCTGTTCTACCTGATGAGCCGCGGGATTCCGGAGGAAGAAGCGACGCGCATGATCGTCATGGGCTTCATCGAGCCGTTCACGCGCGAACTGCCGATGGAGTACGCTGTGGAGATGAACCGGCTCATCAAACTGGAGATGGAAGGTTCGATCGGCTGA